From Bacteroidota bacterium:
TCAATCTCAATCGCTCCTACGGGACACTCACCAATACAAGCACCTAAACCATCGCACATCAAATCGCTAACCAGCCTGGCCTTACCATCAATCATTTGTAAGGCACCTTCGGGGCAACCAGGGATGCATAATCCACACCCTGTGCATTTTTCTTCATCAATTTTTATGATTTCCCGTTTCATGATGTTGCTGTTTTTAATGATTTGACCCTAAAATATTGAACAAATTTTATTAATTACGCTATTTAAGTATTTGATTACGCTAATATACGTAATTCTTTAAATTCAAAGAATAATTTATTCAGATATTTTATTCGGGTAATTGGATTCTAAATAAGGAAAAGGATCACAAATACATCGCAAGTGTTTGCCCCTGAAGATAATCCCGATACTGAATTGTCATGTCGCGGGTAACACTATTTAGAATACACTTATCAAATGGACAGATTTGTTTTTCGATCGGGCACGCCAGAATCTCAATTTTTCCTTCAATGGCTTCGTAAATTTCAAGTAGTGTAATTTCATCAGGTTTTCTTTTCATCGTAAATCCACCGGATGGACC
This genomic window contains:
- a CDS encoding Rrf2 family transcriptional regulator, with protein sequence MSKIVTLSEAASIALHGMILVAQSDKMINVVQISEMTSSSKHHVAKVFQRLVKEKFIESHRGPSGGFTMKRKPDEITLLEIYEAIEGKIEILACPIEKQICPFDKCILNSVTRDMTIQYRDYLQGQTLAMYL